The following proteins are encoded in a genomic region of Nonomuraea muscovyensis:
- a CDS encoding thioredoxin family protein — translation MAANSFMVPLGTAAPAFDLTAVNGGSVALDDFKGSPATLVVFLSNHCPYVRHIEAALGAMAASYGARLSVVAICSNDSVNYPDDDPTHLAEQVARAGFAFPYLLDETQEVAKAYRAACTPDFFLYDAELRLVYRGQFDDSRPGNDLPVTGASLRAAVDAVLKGEPVEADQRPSIGCGIKWKPGNAPA, via the coding sequence CCGCCTTCGACCTGACCGCCGTCAACGGCGGCAGCGTCGCGCTCGACGACTTCAAGGGCTCTCCCGCCACGCTCGTGGTCTTCCTGTCGAACCACTGTCCGTACGTCCGCCACATCGAGGCGGCCCTGGGCGCCATGGCCGCGAGTTACGGCGCCAGGTTGTCGGTCGTCGCCATCTGCAGCAACGACAGCGTGAACTACCCCGACGACGACCCCACACACCTGGCCGAGCAGGTCGCCCGGGCGGGCTTCGCCTTCCCGTACCTGCTGGACGAGACGCAGGAGGTGGCCAAGGCCTACCGCGCCGCCTGCACGCCCGACTTCTTCCTGTACGACGCGGAGCTGCGGCTGGTCTACCGGGGCCAGTTCGACGACTCCCGGCCCGGCAACGACCTCCCGGTCACGGGCGCCTCGCTGCGGGCGGCCGTCGACGCCGTGCTGAAGGGGGAGCCGGTCGAGGCGGACCAGCGGCCGTCGATCGGCTGCGGCATCAAGTGGAAGCCCGGCAACGCCCCCGCCTGA
- a CDS encoding beta-class carbonic anhydrase yields MSAFDDVLAANAEYAQQFANSGLTGRAARGLAVVTCMDSRIDPLGLLGLAAGDAKILRNAGARVTDDVLRTLVLAVYLLGVERVLVMPHTDCGMAKVTDADVHDLTQLRGVDTRSLEFHTVPDQDAALRHDLTRIRTSPFLPKDLPVGGAIYDVHTGRLVPVAI; encoded by the coding sequence ATGAGTGCGTTCGACGACGTTCTGGCCGCTAATGCCGAGTATGCCCAGCAGTTCGCCAACTCCGGCCTCACTGGCCGTGCCGCGCGCGGCCTCGCCGTGGTGACCTGCATGGACTCCCGCATCGACCCCCTCGGGCTGCTCGGGTTGGCGGCGGGCGACGCGAAGATCCTGCGAAACGCCGGTGCCCGGGTGACGGACGACGTCCTGCGCACTCTTGTCCTGGCCGTCTACCTGCTGGGTGTCGAGCGGGTGCTGGTGATGCCGCACACCGACTGCGGCATGGCCAAGGTCACCGACGCCGACGTCCACGACCTCACCCAGCTGCGCGGGGTCGACACCCGCAGCCTCGAGTTCCATACGGTGCCCGACCAGGACGCGGCGCTGCGCCACGACCTGACGCGCATCCGCACGAGCCCGTTCCTGCCGAAGGACCTGCCGGTCGGCGGCGCCATCTACGACGTGCACACCGGCCGGCTGGTGCCGGTGGCGATCTAG
- a CDS encoding zinc-binding dehydrogenase has translation MHAVVLHAFGPAENLRYESVPDPVPGPGEVRIAVRAAGVHLVETMMRTGLAGDSLPPLPELPSIFGGEVAGRVDAVGPDVDPSWIGRDVVTSGGRPGGYAELAVAGLASLHPLPDGLGYETAVAMVVTGSTTMGFLDVAGLTPDDVVLITSAAGGIGRLLVQYARDLGATVIGAAGGPAKVAAVAELGADLAVDYDQPSWDKTVAEWLDGRPLTAVLDGVGGDRARAAFELLGRGGRYLTIGNASRQDFWPDAGTLADREITAVNALLHLLGKPEQRPEFEVRALAAAAEGRLVPAVQTFPLAQAAAAHAALESRATTGKVVLVP, from the coding sequence CGCCGTCGTCCTGCACGCCTTCGGCCCCGCCGAGAACCTTCGCTACGAGAGCGTCCCCGACCCCGTGCCAGGCCCGGGAGAGGTGCGCATCGCCGTCAGGGCGGCGGGCGTGCACCTGGTGGAGACCATGATGCGGACGGGCCTCGCCGGCGACTCGCTGCCGCCGCTGCCCGAGCTGCCGTCGATCTTCGGGGGCGAGGTGGCGGGCAGGGTGGACGCCGTGGGCCCCGACGTGGACCCCTCCTGGATCGGGCGGGACGTCGTGACCTCGGGCGGCCGGCCCGGCGGCTACGCCGAGCTCGCCGTGGCCGGCCTGGCGTCGCTGCACCCGCTGCCCGACGGACTCGGGTACGAGACGGCCGTCGCGATGGTCGTCACCGGCTCCACCACGATGGGGTTCCTCGACGTCGCCGGGCTCACCCCCGACGACGTCGTCCTGATCACCTCGGCCGCGGGCGGCATCGGGCGGCTGCTCGTGCAGTACGCCCGTGACCTCGGCGCCACGGTGATCGGCGCGGCCGGCGGCCCCGCCAAGGTGGCGGCCGTCGCCGAGCTCGGTGCGGACCTCGCCGTCGACTACGACCAGCCCTCCTGGGACAAGACCGTCGCCGAGTGGCTGGACGGCCGTCCGCTCACGGCGGTGCTCGACGGCGTCGGCGGCGACAGGGCGAGGGCGGCGTTCGAGCTCCTCGGCCGTGGCGGCCGCTACCTGACCATCGGCAACGCCTCCCGGCAGGACTTCTGGCCGGACGCCGGGACGCTGGCGGACCGCGAGATCACCGCGGTCAACGCCCTGCTGCACCTGCTGGGCAAGCCGGAGCAGCGGCCGGAGTTCGAGGTGCGGGCGCTCGCGGCGGCGGCCGAGGGCAGGCTCGTGCCGGCCGTGCAGACGTTTCCGCTGGCACAGGCGGCCGCCGCGCACGCCGCGCTCGAGAGCAGGGCGACGACCGGCAAGGTCGTCCTCGTCCCCTAG